GCCCGCTTGTCGGAGAACCAGCCTGGCCCGAAGGCCGGACCGGCGGCCAGCGCCGGAGTGGCTGACAAGGCCAGCACCAGGGCGTGCGTGGCTGGCGACAGCCGGAATGCGGGAATTCCCCGTTGTTTGCCCTTGCCGCCTCGGGATGCGCTGCCTGTGTGCTGGTTCATGCGGGTTCTCTGATCCTGGGTGTCTGCGCCGCTGCTGGCGGCTGTCGCTTTGGTTGCCGGCGCCGCGTCACCGCGCGTGATCGCGGCGTGTGCGAACGCGCGCGGCGAATCACCGCGGCTGTGGGCAATGATGTGTCCGCCAGATGACAGCGGCGGGAAAAAAGGTGTGGAGTGGCGTAACAGTGCCGTTCTCAGGCGGGTCAACCCCGTCCGGCGATGTCGCCGCAGACGGTGGCGTTGCCGATATTCAACCTGGCGGCGGTCCCCGCCGGCGCCACGAACGTCGCCAGCAACCTGGCCCGCAGCATGGCCGGCAATGGCACCAGCTGATGATTGGCGACGCGCGCGGTGTCGTTGTAGAGGCGCGTCAGGAACAGCCGCATGGCGGCTGCCGCCGCTGGATCGCTGTAGCACTGGCTCAAGACGATATTGGTCGAGCCCACGATCGGATAGCCCGTGCGCGGATCCGGCTGGATGCGCACCCAATTGGACGGATTGGCGGCATTGTTCGCGGACGCCCAGAAGGGGGACGCGGGGTTGCGCTCGATCACCTGGCCGCCAGGCCAGACCGGCGCACCGTCGGATTCCATTGCGGCCACGACATTGGCAGGCGTCGGCGAATAGGCCACGCCGTCGTTGCCATTGACCAGCCAGGCCTGTTTCAGGCCGCCGGAATACGTGGCATCCGGTCCAATGTAGGTGATGGCCGACACGTGGCCCGCCATGGCGACCGCGGCCCCGCTGTCGCCCTGCACCGCGACGAAATGGGCCGGCAGGTCGCCCGGGGCGAACTCATCCGGGAATACCTCCTTGCCGCTGAACGCCTTCGGCGCATTGACGCGGCAGGCCTCCCGCAGGTGCCGCGTCAGCAGTTGCGAAGTGCCGCTGCCATCGGCCCGGTACACCAGCTTGAAGGCGTCCAGCGACGCCGGAACCGTCACGCCCAACTGGCTCCAGCGATCGATCGCGCCGCCAAAGATGGCGCAGAGCTGGTCGCGGGTCAGGGTCACAGGCTGCGTCGGTCCCTTGTAGGCGATCGTGATCGGCACATAGGCGGCGGGTAACTGGATCAATGGGCCATGGCTGGCCGGAGATCCCTGCCTGCCCCACCCGTCGACCAGGTAAGCGGCGATCTGCGCCTGCGTCAATGGCAGTTCGCTGCCTGCCCAGTGAACCGCGCCGGTCCGATTGAAGGCACCCGGGTCATTCAGCAGGAAGGCGCGCAACCCGGCCGCGCTGCCGGCGCCCGCGTAGGGCTGCAGCCCGCCACCTGGCAGGTCGGCCATGGCGTCCTGGTACAGCGGCGCGGGCAAGGTGGCGCCGCCAGAGACGAGGTTCTGCGCCAGCGCGGTGCCGCACGGCAGGACGAAGGCCAACATCAGGAAAAGCCGAAGGCATGCGCGCATCATTGACTCCGGTGAGACCGATTGAACCGCTGGACACTCGTCAGCCGCGGCCAGCGTAGTTGCCGCGAACAAGAAAAAAGGGGGGCCACCGACAAACATCAGTCGCCCCCCTGTCCTGCGGTCACTATCTGTTCAACTGAACGACCTGGAAATCAACCACGGCCGGCGTAGCTGCCGCAGATGGTGGCGTTGTTGATGTTCAGGTTGGCGGTCGTGCCGTTGACGAACGCGGCCAGCACGCGAGCGCGGTTGGTGGTGGTCAACGGAACCAGCTTGTGCTGGTCGATCTTGCCGGGGGTGGCGCCACCGACCACCGAGTTCGCCGCCGAGTAGTGCGAGGTCAGGAAGCTCTTGATGGCGTTGGCCACGGCCGAGTCCGTGTAGCACTGGCTGATGACGAAGTTGGTGTAGCCGACGATCGGGTAGCCGGTGGACGGATCGACCGACGAACGCACCCAGTTGAACGGGTTGGCCTGGTTGTTCGTATTGGACCAGTTCGTGCCCGAGGGATTGCGTTCGATGACGCCGTTGGCCGGCGGCAGGGCCGCGGTGCTGCCCAGCGCGGTGCTGACGTTTTCCGAGTCCGGCGCGAAGCCGCCGGCGGCTTCGTCGTTGCGGTTGACCAGCGCAGCCTGCTTGAGCGCGACCGTGAAGGCGGGGTCCGGGCTCAGGTAGGTGATCGCCGAATCCTGGGCGTTGATGGCCGTGGCCACGCCGCCGCTGCCGGTGGCGGCGATGAAGTTGGCCGGCGGCGTGTTGCTCGGGAATTCCTGGGCGAACGTGCTCTTGCCCTGGAACGCGACGTTCGAGTCGGCGCCGCACACGGCTTGCAGGTGGCGGGTCAGCAGTTCGCTGGTGCCGCTGCTTTCCGAGCGGTAGATCACCTTGAAGGCGTCCGGGGCCGAACCCGACGACACGCCGACATCGCTCCACTTGGTGAACTTGCCCGACAGCACGCCGCACAGCTGCGCCTTGGTCAGGGTGATGTCGGCCGAGGGGCCCTTGTACGAGATCGTGACCGGCGTGCCCACCGACGGGATCTGGATCAGCGGACCGTGGCCGGTCGGCGTGCCCAGCTTGCCCAGGCCGGTCGTCAGGTAGTCGTTGATCTGCACTTGGGTCAGGATCGAATCGCTGCCGATCCAGTGGACCACGCCGGTGCTGTCGAAGCCGACGGCGCTGTTGGTCAGGAACGCGGTCTTGCCCGCGCCGCTGCCCTTGCCGACGTAGGCCTTGAAGGTCGACGCCGGGAAGCTGTTGATTTCGTCCTGGTACAGCGGCTGGGGCAGCGTCGCGCCGCCGGACACCACGACCTGTTGCGCCAGGGCAGCGCCCGACAGGGACAGCATGCC
The window above is part of the Achromobacter deleyi genome. Proteins encoded here:
- a CDS encoding substrate-binding domain-containing protein, which codes for MFNRNSLVAALSAVGMLSLSGAALAQQVVVSGGATLPQPLYQDEINSFPASTFKAYVGKGSGAGKTAFLTNSAVGFDSTGVVHWIGSDSILTQVQINDYLTTGLGKLGTPTGHGPLIQIPSVGTPVTISYKGPSADITLTKAQLCGVLSGKFTKWSDVGVSSGSAPDAFKVIYRSESSGTSELLTRHLQAVCGADSNVAFQGKSTFAQEFPSNTPPANFIAATGSGGVATAINAQDSAITYLSPDPAFTVALKQAALVNRNDEAAGGFAPDSENVSTALGSTAALPPANGVIERNPSGTNWSNTNNQANPFNWVRSSVDPSTGYPIVGYTNFVISQCYTDSAVANAIKSFLTSHYSAANSVVGGATPGKIDQHKLVPLTTTNRARVLAAFVNGTTANLNINNATICGSYAGRG
- a CDS encoding PstS family phosphate ABC transporter substrate-binding protein, with protein sequence MMRACLRLFLMLAFVLPCGTALAQNLVSGGATLPAPLYQDAMADLPGGGLQPYAGAGSAAGLRAFLLNDPGAFNRTGAVHWAGSELPLTQAQIAAYLVDGWGRQGSPASHGPLIQLPAAYVPITIAYKGPTQPVTLTRDQLCAIFGGAIDRWSQLGVTVPASLDAFKLVYRADGSGTSQLLTRHLREACRVNAPKAFSGKEVFPDEFAPGDLPAHFVAVQGDSGAAVAMAGHVSAITYIGPDATYSGGLKQAWLVNGNDGVAYSPTPANVVAAMESDGAPVWPGGQVIERNPASPFWASANNAANPSNWVRIQPDPRTGYPIVGSTNIVLSQCYSDPAAAAAMRLFLTRLYNDTARVANHQLVPLPAMLRARLLATFVAPAGTAARLNIGNATVCGDIAGRG